A portion of the Pseudomonas protegens CHA0 genome contains these proteins:
- a CDS encoding DUF4197 domain-containing protein translates to MLRTSLRFTSLCAGLLISASALALSLSDLSQGDASGGLKDALTQGAQIAVKQLGTPGGFSNNPEVRIELPGNLGKVAKKMKQFGMGDQVDQLETSMNKAAEAAVPQAQALLVDAVKKMTVADAKGILAGGKDSATQYLDKSSREQIRAKFLPIVKQATDQVGLAKQYNSFAGQAATLGVLDAKSANIESYVTEQALNGLFEMIGKQEETIRQNPAAAATSLAKKVFGTL, encoded by the coding sequence ATGCTCCGTACTTCGCTTCGTTTCACCAGCCTGTGCGCTGGTCTGTTGATCTCCGCCAGCGCCCTGGCCCTGTCCCTGAGCGACCTGTCCCAGGGTGACGCCAGCGGTGGCCTGAAAGATGCCCTGACCCAGGGTGCGCAGATCGCCGTCAAACAGCTGGGCACCCCAGGTGGTTTCAGCAACAACCCCGAGGTGCGCATCGAGCTGCCAGGCAACCTGGGCAAGGTCGCGAAAAAAATGAAACAGTTCGGCATGGGCGACCAGGTCGATCAGCTTGAAACCAGCATGAACAAGGCTGCCGAGGCCGCTGTCCCGCAAGCTCAGGCCCTGTTGGTGGATGCCGTGAAGAAGATGACCGTGGCTGACGCCAAGGGCATTCTTGCCGGCGGCAAGGACTCCGCCACCCAATACCTGGACAAGAGCAGCCGCGAGCAGATCCGCGCCAAGTTCCTGCCGATCGTCAAGCAGGCCACTGACCAGGTCGGCCTGGCCAAGCAGTACAACTCCTTCGCCGGCCAGGCTGCGACGCTCGGCGTGCTGGATGCCAAGAGCGCCAACATCGAGAGTTACGTGACCGAACAAGCCCTCAATGGCCTGTTCGAAATGATCGGCAAGCAGGAAGAAACCATTCGCCAGAACCCGGCGGCAGCCGCCACCAGCCTGGCCAAGAAAGTCTTCGGCACCCTGTAA
- a CDS encoding YbaY family lipoprotein, whose product MKKLSLLAATALLGACQSMNPAAKASLDGEVFYLQRIALPPTATLSVSLQDVSLADAPAVVLAEQSGPVKGQVPLPFHLSYDPAQVKPGHRYSVSARIEVAGQLVFITTENNTVKLDGSDPQPLKLRVDAVR is encoded by the coding sequence ATGAAAAAGCTCAGCCTGCTGGCCGCCACCGCGCTGCTCGGCGCTTGCCAGTCCATGAATCCCGCTGCCAAGGCCAGCCTCGACGGCGAAGTCTTCTACTTGCAGCGCATCGCCCTGCCTCCGACCGCCACCCTGAGCGTGAGCCTGCAGGACGTGTCACTGGCCGACGCCCCTGCCGTGGTCCTGGCCGAGCAGAGTGGTCCGGTCAAGGGCCAGGTGCCGCTGCCCTTTCACCTCAGCTACGACCCGGCCCAGGTCAAGCCCGGCCACCGCTATTCGGTCAGCGCGCGGATTGAAGTGGCTGGCCAGCTGGTCTTCATCACCACCGAAAACAACACCGTTAAACTCGACGGCAGCGACCCGCAGCCCTTGAAGCTGCGGGTCGACGCTGTTCGTTAA
- the plsB gene encoding glycerol-3-phosphate 1-O-acyltransferase PlsB — protein MTRSPIRRLVFGTLRRLLYLWVRSETINQSSFTLDLDRSRPVFYVLQNPSLTDLAVVDTECTKAGLPRPVLPVSVGNLLEPAAFFYLTPEPDWLGRQDKRGAPPTLTRLVSALTQNAAEDAQIIPVSVFWGQSPDSESSPWKLLFADSWAVTGRLRRLLSIMILGRKTRVQFSAPINLRELIEHNKGHERTVRMAQRILRVHFRNLKAAVIGPDISHRRNLVKGLLNQPLVKQAILDEAEREKISPEKAKAQALRYGNEIASDYTYTAIRFLEVVLSWFWNKIYDGIKVNHLEGVQKIAQGHEVIYVPCHRSHIDYLLLSYLLFRNGLTPPHIAAGINLNMPVIGGLLRRGGAFFMRRTFKGNPLYTSVFNEYLHTLFTKGFPVEYFVEGGRSRTGRMLQPKTGMLAITLRSFLRSSRMPIVFVPVYIGYERVLEGRTYLGELRGASKKKESIFDIFKVIGALKQRFGQVAVNFGEPIKLAEFLDQEQPDWRTQELGPQYRPAWLNETTNRLGERVAQHLNEAAAINPVNLVALALLSTTRLALDDRAMARVLDLYLALLRRVPYSPHTTLPEGDGRALIQHVKDMDLLAEQSDALGKILYLDEQNAVLMTYYRNNVLHIFALPALLASFFQSSSRMSREQILRYTRALYPYLQSELFIRWPLDELDAVVDQWLEAFVEQGLLRFEKDLYQRPAPSSRHFVLLTLLSKSIAQTLQRFYMAISLLLNSGQNSISAEELEDLCTVMAQRLSILHGLNAPEFFDKSLFRHFIQTLLDQGVLRRDEAGKLSYHEALGELAEGAAKRVLPAEIRLSIRQVALHRSEDAADQLAAPAQND, from the coding sequence ATGACCCGCTCCCCGATCCGCCGTCTTGTGTTTGGCACCTTGCGCCGACTGCTGTACCTCTGGGTCCGCTCGGAAACCATCAACCAGTCGTCCTTCACCCTCGACCTCGACCGCAGCCGACCGGTGTTCTACGTCCTGCAAAACCCGTCCCTGACCGATCTCGCCGTGGTCGATACCGAATGCACCAAGGCTGGGCTGCCACGTCCGGTACTGCCGGTGTCGGTGGGCAACCTGCTGGAACCGGCGGCCTTCTTCTACCTGACCCCGGAGCCCGACTGGCTTGGTCGCCAGGACAAGCGCGGGGCGCCACCGACCCTGACCCGGCTGGTCAGCGCCCTGACCCAGAATGCCGCCGAAGATGCACAGATCATTCCGGTCAGCGTGTTCTGGGGCCAGTCGCCGGACAGCGAATCGAGCCCGTGGAAGCTGCTGTTCGCCGACAGCTGGGCGGTCACCGGGCGCCTGCGCCGGCTGCTGAGCATCATGATCCTGGGACGCAAGACCCGGGTGCAGTTCTCCGCACCGATCAACCTGCGCGAGCTGATCGAGCACAACAAGGGCCACGAGCGCACCGTGCGCATGGCCCAGCGCATCCTGCGGGTGCACTTTCGCAACCTCAAGGCTGCGGTCATCGGCCCGGACATTTCCCACCGGCGCAACCTGGTCAAGGGCCTGCTGAACCAGCCCCTGGTGAAACAGGCGATCCTCGACGAGGCCGAGCGCGAAAAGATTTCCCCGGAAAAAGCCAAGGCCCAGGCCCTGCGCTACGGCAACGAGATCGCCTCGGACTACACCTACACCGCGATCCGCTTCCTGGAAGTGGTGCTGAGCTGGTTCTGGAACAAGATCTACGACGGGATCAAGGTCAACCACCTCGAAGGCGTGCAGAAGATCGCCCAGGGCCACGAAGTGATCTACGTGCCCTGCCACCGCAGCCATATCGACTACCTGCTGCTGTCCTACCTGCTGTTTCGCAACGGCCTGACCCCGCCGCACATCGCCGCCGGGATCAACCTCAACATGCCGGTGATCGGCGGCCTGCTGCGTCGCGGCGGGGCCTTCTTCATGCGCCGCACCTTCAAGGGCAACCCGCTCTACACCTCGGTGTTCAACGAATACCTGCACACCTTGTTCACCAAGGGTTTCCCGGTGGAGTACTTCGTCGAGGGCGGCCGTTCGCGCACCGGGCGCATGCTGCAACCCAAGACCGGGATGCTGGCAATCACCCTGCGCAGCTTCCTGCGCTCCTCGCGCATGCCCATCGTCTTCGTACCGGTGTACATCGGCTATGAAAGGGTGCTGGAAGGCCGGACCTACCTGGGCGAGCTGCGCGGCGCGAGTAAGAAGAAAGAGTCGATTTTCGACATCTTCAAGGTCATCGGCGCCCTCAAGCAGCGCTTCGGCCAGGTGGCGGTGAACTTCGGCGAACCGATCAAGCTGGCGGAATTCCTCGACCAGGAACAGCCGGACTGGCGGACCCAGGAGCTGGGCCCGCAGTACCGCCCGGCCTGGCTCAATGAAACCACCAACCGTCTCGGCGAGCGGGTGGCCCAGCACCTCAACGAAGCCGCGGCGATCAACCCGGTGAACCTGGTGGCCCTGGCCCTGCTTTCCACCACCCGCCTGGCCCTGGACGACCGCGCCATGGCGCGGGTCCTGGACCTGTACCTGGCACTACTGCGTCGCGTGCCCTACTCGCCCCACACCACCTTGCCCGAAGGCGACGGCCGGGCTCTGATCCAGCACGTCAAGGACATGGACCTGCTGGCCGAACAGAGCGACGCCCTGGGCAAGATCCTCTACCTGGACGAGCAGAACGCCGTCCTGATGACCTACTACCGCAACAACGTGCTGCACATCTTCGCCCTGCCGGCGTTGCTGGCGAGCTTCTTCCAGAGCTCGTCGCGCATGAGCCGCGAACAGATCCTGCGTTATACCCGCGCGCTTTATCCCTACCTGCAATCGGAGCTGTTCATCCGCTGGCCGCTGGATGAGCTGGACGCGGTGGTGGACCAGTGGCTGGAGGCCTTTGTCGAACAGGGCCTGCTGCGCTTCGAGAAGGACCTGTACCAGCGTCCGGCCCCGAGCTCGCGGCATTTCGTCCTGCTGACCCTGCTGTCCAAGAGCATTGCCCAGACCCTGCAACGCTTCTACATGGCTATTTCCCTGTTGCTCAACAGCGGCCAGAACAGCATCAGCGCCGAGGAGCTGGAAGACCTGTGCACGGTCATGGCCCAGCGCCTGTCGATCCTGCATGGCCTCAATGCCCCGGAGTTCTTCGACAAGAGCCTGTTCCGCCACTTTATCCAGACCCTGCTGGACCAGGGTGTGCTGCGCCGCGACGAAGCCGGCAAGCTGAGCTACCACGAAGCGCTGGGGGAGCTGGCCGAAGGTGCCGCCAAGCGCGTGCTGCCGGCAGAAATTCGCCTGTCGATCCGCCAGGTCGCCCTGCACCGCAGCGAAGACGCCGCCGACCAGCTCGCGGCACCTGCGCAAAACGACTAG
- a CDS encoding cold-shock protein, whose product MTTRETGNVKWFNDAKGYGFIQREGGADVFVHYRAIRGEGHRSLTEGQQVEYAVVEGQKGLQAEDVVGL is encoded by the coding sequence ATGACTACTCGTGAGACAGGCAACGTGAAGTGGTTCAACGACGCCAAGGGCTACGGTTTTATCCAGCGTGAAGGCGGGGCGGACGTATTTGTCCACTACCGGGCGATCCGTGGCGAAGGCCACCGCTCCCTGACCGAAGGCCAGCAGGTGGAATACGCTGTGGTCGAAGGCCAGAAAGGTCTGCAAGCCGAAGACGTCGTCGGCCTGTAA
- a CDS encoding putative RNA methyltransferase: MLACPLCSAPLNVVDNGVVCPAGHRFDRARQGYLNLLPVQHKNSRDPGDNQAMVEARRDFLNAGHYAPVARRLAELAAERAPQRWVDIGCGEGYYTAQLAQALPAADGYALDISREAVKRACRRAPQLTWMVASMARIPLADASCQFLASVFSPLDWLEAKRLLSPGGGLMKVGPTSGHLMELRERLYDEVREYTDDKHLALVPEGMALAHSETLEFKLHLERPQDRANLLAMTPHGWRASAERRAAVIEQAEPFEVSVSMRYDYFVLQ, translated from the coding sequence ATGCTTGCCTGTCCTCTCTGCAGTGCCCCGCTGAACGTCGTGGACAACGGCGTGGTCTGCCCGGCCGGGCATCGTTTCGACCGGGCACGCCAGGGCTACCTGAACCTGCTGCCGGTGCAGCACAAGAACAGCCGTGACCCGGGCGACAACCAGGCCATGGTCGAGGCCCGCCGCGACTTTCTCAACGCCGGGCACTACGCCCCGGTGGCCCGGCGCCTGGCGGAGCTGGCGGCAGAACGCGCGCCCCAGCGCTGGGTCGACATCGGCTGTGGCGAGGGTTACTACACCGCGCAACTGGCCCAGGCCCTGCCCGCTGCCGATGGCTACGCCCTGGATATTTCCCGGGAGGCGGTGAAGCGCGCCTGCCGTCGTGCCCCGCAACTGACCTGGATGGTCGCCAGCATGGCGCGCATCCCCCTGGCGGACGCCAGCTGCCAGTTCCTGGCCAGCGTCTTCAGCCCCCTCGACTGGCTGGAGGCCAAGCGCCTGCTCAGCCCCGGCGGCGGCCTGATGAAGGTAGGTCCCACCAGCGGCCACCTGATGGAACTGCGCGAACGCCTGTACGACGAAGTACGCGAATACACCGACGACAAGCACCTGGCCCTGGTGCCCGAAGGCATGGCCCTGGCCCACAGCGAAACCCTGGAGTTCAAGCTGCACCTGGAACGCCCGCAAGACCGCGCCAACCTGCTGGCCATGACGCCCCACGGCTGGCGCGCCAGCGCCGAGCGCCGCGCCGCGGTGATCGAGCAGGCCGAGCCTTTCGAGGTCAGCGTATCGATGCGCTACGATTACTTCGTGCTGCAATAA
- the dapE gene encoding succinyl-diaminopimelate desuccinylase, producing the protein MTAHAELSPTLQLACDLIRRPSVTPIDADCQKLMMQRLGDAGFKLEPMRIEDVDNFWASHGQHEGPVLCFAGHTDVVPTGPVQAWQNDPFDALIDEHGMLCGRGAADMKGSLAAMLVAAERFVADYPDHKGSVAFLITSDEEGPAHHGTKAVVERLAARKERLDWCIVGEPSSTSLVGDVVKNGRRGSLGAKLTVRGVQGHVAYPHLAKNPIHLAAAALAELAAEHWDDGNAFFPPTSFQISNLNSGTGATNVIPGELTALFNFRFSTESTVEGLQQRVAAILDKHGLDWHVEWALSGLPFLTEPGALLDAVSASIKQVTGRDTKASTSGGTSDGRFIATLGTQVVELGPVNATIHQVNERVLASDLDVLTEIYYQTLIKLLA; encoded by the coding sequence ATGACGGCCCATGCCGAGCTTTCGCCGACCCTGCAACTTGCCTGTGATCTGATCCGTCGCCCCTCGGTGACGCCGATCGACGCCGACTGCCAGAAGCTGATGATGCAGCGCCTGGGGGATGCCGGCTTCAAGCTGGAACCGATGCGCATCGAGGACGTGGACAACTTCTGGGCCAGCCATGGCCAGCATGAAGGCCCGGTGCTGTGTTTTGCCGGCCACACCGACGTGGTGCCTACCGGCCCGGTCCAGGCCTGGCAGAACGACCCGTTCGACGCTCTGATCGACGAGCACGGCATGCTCTGCGGCCGTGGCGCAGCGGACATGAAGGGCAGCCTGGCGGCCATGCTGGTAGCCGCTGAGCGTTTCGTCGCCGACTACCCGGACCACAAGGGCTCGGTAGCCTTCCTCATCACCAGCGACGAAGAAGGCCCCGCGCACCATGGCACCAAGGCCGTGGTGGAGCGCCTGGCGGCACGCAAGGAGCGCCTGGACTGGTGCATCGTCGGTGAGCCTTCGAGCACCAGCCTGGTGGGCGACGTGGTCAAGAACGGCCGCCGCGGCTCCCTCGGCGCCAAGCTCACCGTGCGCGGGGTACAGGGCCACGTGGCCTACCCGCACCTGGCGAAGAACCCGATCCACCTGGCGGCCGCAGCCCTGGCGGAGCTGGCGGCGGAGCACTGGGATGACGGCAACGCCTTCTTCCCACCCACCAGTTTCCAGATCTCCAACCTCAATTCCGGCACCGGCGCCACCAACGTGATTCCCGGTGAACTGACCGCGCTGTTCAACTTCCGCTTCTCCACCGAATCCACGGTGGAAGGCCTGCAGCAGCGGGTCGCGGCCATCCTCGACAAGCACGGCCTGGACTGGCATGTGGAGTGGGCCCTGTCCGGGCTGCCGTTCCTCACCGAACCCGGCGCCCTGCTGGACGCGGTATCGGCCAGCATCAAGCAGGTCACCGGGCGCGACACCAAGGCCTCCACCAGTGGCGGCACCTCCGACGGGCGCTTCATCGCCACCCTGGGCACCCAGGTGGTGGAACTGGGCCCGGTCAACGCCACCATCCATCAGGTCAACGAGCGGGTACTGGCCAGCGACCTCGATGTGCTGACCGAAATCTACTACCAGACCCTGATCAAGTTGCTCGCCTGA